In one window of Leptospira sp. WS92.C1 DNA:
- a CDS encoding efflux RND transporter periplasmic adaptor subunit, with product MIINIIKSKVGRYGLGILLIYFLVSLFLVRISKSSNSRALKNSTSFLTKPLSFALPSSSDQTEDENTQDLLSVLAMTVEVESITPTVEASGMVDFMEKVDVYSKVPGRIEKTYFKEGEDVSQGQKLFKMETMPLELELLKQESTMESSRSQVKLAREKYFKAKGNVLGRIQEHEKTISIQEKARQEYEKAKVSFVGIEEIYNAGGFSREEFENAKLNLNSKETAYQLAERDVEIRSIGLTDKDILRNNHKIPETKEERIKILEEINSLIEKAEWEVAEGVLKAHEAQVNSTKMMLKESLVFSPLNGVVAKQFKNEGEILSSSGPGQHVLSVINVRQVFAVLNIPESESIDLKKGMRVSFTADVHKDQKFSGVVQLVSPVIDQKSHTVEIKALVDNKAKLLKPGMFIRANITTGQEKPTIRIPSTAVLLNENGSTGIVCLVRDGKGYRNEVKLGPQSEGKIIVTEGLSNGDTILLERISQIRDGVSVNPLFDKR from the coding sequence TTGATCATAAATATTATAAAATCTAAAGTCGGAAGATACGGACTTGGAATTCTATTGATCTACTTTTTAGTTTCCCTTTTCTTAGTGAGAATATCAAAAAGTTCAAATAGTAGAGCCTTGAAAAATTCGACCTCCTTTTTAACAAAACCCCTCTCGTTTGCACTTCCTTCCTCCTCTGATCAAACGGAGGACGAAAATACGCAGGATCTGCTGTCGGTCTTGGCAATGACCGTCGAAGTCGAATCGATCACTCCGACAGTCGAAGCGTCCGGTATGGTTGACTTTATGGAAAAGGTGGACGTATATTCCAAGGTTCCCGGTAGAATCGAAAAAACATATTTTAAAGAAGGCGAAGACGTTTCCCAAGGTCAAAAATTATTCAAAATGGAAACCATGCCTCTAGAACTCGAATTGTTAAAACAAGAATCCACAATGGAAAGTTCGAGATCCCAGGTTAAATTAGCGAGAGAAAAATACTTCAAAGCAAAGGGTAACGTTCTCGGAAGAATTCAAGAACACGAAAAGACGATTTCGATTCAGGAAAAAGCAAGACAGGAATATGAAAAAGCGAAAGTTTCCTTTGTCGGTATCGAAGAAATTTATAACGCGGGGGGATTCAGCCGGGAAGAATTTGAAAACGCAAAACTCAATTTAAACTCGAAAGAAACAGCCTATCAACTCGCGGAAAGAGACGTTGAAATCCGCAGTATCGGATTGACGGACAAAGATATATTAAGAAACAATCATAAGATTCCGGAAACGAAAGAGGAAAGGATCAAAATCCTCGAGGAAATCAACAGCCTAATCGAAAAAGCGGAATGGGAAGTTGCGGAAGGTGTTTTAAAAGCACACGAAGCCCAGGTGAATTCCACAAAAATGATGTTAAAAGAATCCCTTGTTTTCTCTCCACTCAACGGAGTTGTCGCAAAACAATTTAAAAACGAAGGCGAGATCCTTTCCAGCTCGGGTCCCGGACAACACGTCCTATCTGTAATCAACGTGAGACAGGTATTTGCCGTACTCAATATTCCGGAATCCGAATCCATCGATCTAAAAAAAGGAATGCGAGTATCCTTCACTGCGGATGTCCACAAAGATCAAAAATTTTCCGGAGTGGTTCAACTCGTAAGTCCCGTGATTGATCAAAAAAGTCATACAGTGGAAATCAAAGCCCTTGTAGACAATAAAGCAAAATTACTCAAGCCGGGAATGTTTATCAGGGCCAATATCACCACCGGACAGGAAAAACCCACGATTCGGATTCCAAGCACCGCAGTTTTGTTAAACGAAAACGGATCAACCGGAATCGTATGTCTCGTCCGAGACGGCAAAGGTTATCGCAATGAAGTAAAACTCGGTCCTCAGAGCGAGGGTAAGATCATAGTTACGGAAGGACTCTCAAACGGTGATACGATCCTTTTGGAAAGGATTTCACAGATACGCGACGGAGTGTCCGTAAATCCGCTTTTTGATAAACGATGA
- a CDS encoding lipoprotein codes for MMFKNRKPILRKQRSAPISILFWICILFVDCATFGRSARSAEKAEKVKANYQVGYLENRDFKFDPFRVKNFISLLKFEIIRVGNGLIEDGTEPDMPVAKNTAPQGISQSPEAVQTPVVPTMSIAPSQELAKPVNPDLSTKDAKRILSETEIRGLATKMNFDYYLQGSFGISDSGGILDRSFTTLIFIDVYDRSGKLVRSVSYTQESKHFSEADDLKNASVSIVDRIVKKTENSENKTWWKLGF; via the coding sequence ATGATGTTCAAAAATAGAAAACCGATTCTCAGAAAACAAAGATCCGCTCCGATCTCGATCCTATTCTGGATCTGTATATTGTTCGTCGATTGTGCTACATTCGGTCGAAGCGCTCGATCCGCGGAAAAAGCGGAAAAGGTAAAGGCAAACTATCAAGTCGGCTATTTGGAAAATAGGGATTTTAAATTCGATCCGTTTCGGGTGAAGAATTTTATCAGCCTACTCAAATTCGAAATCATTCGGGTCGGCAACGGATTGATCGAAGATGGTACCGAACCCGATATGCCGGTAGCAAAAAATACGGCCCCTCAGGGAATTTCGCAAAGTCCTGAAGCTGTGCAAACCCCTGTCGTTCCTACAATGTCGATTGCGCCCAGTCAGGAACTCGCAAAGCCGGTAAATCCGGATCTCTCAACAAAAGATGCAAAACGAATTCTTTCCGAAACGGAAATTCGAGGTTTAGCGACGAAGATGAACTTCGATTATTATCTGCAAGGTTCCTTCGGAATCTCCGATAGCGGCGGAATTTTGGATCGAAGTTTTACCACATTGATCTTTATCGACGTATATGACAGATCCGGAAAATTGGTCCGATCCGTTTCTTACACGCAGGAATCAAAGCATTTCTCGGAAGCGGATGATCTCAAGAACGCAAGCGTAAGCATTGTCGATAGAATCGTAAAAAAAACCGAAAACTCAGAAAACAAAACATGGTGGAAACTTGGATTCTAA
- a CDS encoding DUF1566 domain-containing protein: MILIRSIFSFCYLPIFLSGFWIQCKPQSTDYSFLSYLGVATGGTYQNGVYLPSENPFEAGSPAFLNGEGAESIGIVVSAGGGDSTLGISTSGNGIPDLIFLFDSNGIPFAVDTNGNGIADYYICYQTQNNYTLMTGQGCTGNSVTVFPGQGYDTNGDGIADNLILSQIAADSLAPSSVISPNPGIYGSNLNVTIACNDNVAPGNIVYTTDLSTPSLVPVHGTVSNPFHKTVLLSGDGLYTIKYRCRDLSGNTEAVHTDTYEINHNVPVVTISNLNSTSVSSQTGAVNSLSFHWASDHSGTYSIRLNANHCQSGTVLQTGTMAANSPTAFSLLANTLNFGVNQIHICATAALTGSQVLTIVRDESQPSVSPSPGGGNYGIAQNVSLSCIDNNPSGCGVIAYTLDGSNPSIDSGSVLSGTRFQNPISIPLDTAVVLKFIGVDLAGNLSPLQSVNYFINSQVATVTTNSFAPASRLVNASTDQSVSWVSDANGVFTIRSGASCESGTIVSGSNTAGNVTAGVAVTSTILNASFVAGANTLWICVANASLDPLFGSTSFTITKDNSRPSVSATNPANFSVTAPVWNAPDPARIQIVFNKNMNSSFGGIASGQKITNRCFPAPVAPAVSALSVLVYDGVSWDCIDFTATYTWTSSTTLQIDLSWIVFPENARILWTLSKSVLQDTAGNSPLLDIQQSFLTGTRSQFYKPFQTEQLSCWDGNGNLIPCTGTAHDGQSQTGEVRSYQIEYIAGDAITHDVKSGLDWKTCVEGKKSFLNGAVTSCVDITTPIPAGSCSPTDAANVPVKLEYWPFFSFEDSDNKVLPSAVNGCSYLNQCNSGIGYGGKTDWRLPTQKELETLSVFGSSSGNPSFPSSGFPDSIANYYWSSTLRRSNAFYAWGLNFNYGASDVYVRSNPNQIRCVSGLGLSSVAQSLSDPGNQTIVDSSSNLVWQKCSAGLSGASCASGTATRPNWVTALSYCDSLNFAGKSNWRLPNIKELNSIVDLTSSSSTLSIHPSLFPNTKNSFYWTSSSFAPSPGNAWSVFFQSGGMTPFSAKSSTAYVRCVAEGP, translated from the coding sequence ATGATTCTTATACGTTCCATTTTTTCGTTTTGCTATCTTCCTATCTTTCTTTCGGGTTTCTGGATTCAATGTAAGCCGCAAAGCACGGATTATTCTTTTTTATCGTATCTTGGCGTTGCGACCGGTGGGACTTATCAGAACGGTGTTTATCTGCCTTCCGAAAATCCTTTTGAAGCAGGAAGTCCTGCATTTTTGAACGGGGAAGGTGCAGAAAGCATAGGAATCGTCGTTTCTGCGGGTGGTGGGGACTCTACTCTTGGAATCTCCACGAGCGGTAACGGCATTCCGGATCTCATTTTTCTTTTTGATTCAAACGGTATCCCTTTTGCAGTAGATACCAATGGTAACGGCATTGCGGATTATTATATTTGTTATCAGACACAAAATAACTACACCTTGATGACAGGACAGGGTTGTACCGGTAATTCGGTTACCGTATTCCCCGGTCAGGGTTATGATACAAACGGAGATGGAATCGCAGATAACTTGATTCTTTCTCAGATTGCCGCCGATTCTTTGGCTCCGAGTTCGGTGATCAGTCCCAATCCGGGTATTTACGGATCCAATTTGAATGTCACCATTGCGTGTAACGACAATGTCGCTCCGGGGAATATCGTTTATACCACCGATTTATCGACTCCGAGCTTGGTTCCCGTACACGGTACGGTTTCCAATCCGTTTCATAAAACGGTTTTGTTGAGCGGGGACGGTCTTTATACGATCAAGTATCGTTGTCGGGATTTATCCGGAAATACGGAAGCGGTTCACACGGATACATATGAAATCAATCATAACGTTCCCGTTGTCACGATTTCCAATTTGAATTCCACGAGCGTGAGTAGCCAGACGGGCGCCGTCAATTCTCTATCCTTCCATTGGGCTTCCGATCATTCGGGCACATATTCGATTCGATTGAATGCGAATCATTGTCAGAGCGGGACCGTTCTTCAAACCGGAACGATGGCAGCAAATTCTCCGACCGCTTTTAGTCTTCTCGCTAACACTTTGAATTTCGGTGTGAATCAAATTCATATCTGCGCGACTGCGGCACTGACTGGATCTCAGGTTTTGACGATCGTCCGAGACGAGTCTCAGCCTTCGGTCAGTCCGAGCCCCGGCGGCGGGAATTACGGCATCGCGCAAAACGTGAGTCTTTCCTGCATCGATAACAATCCGTCGGGTTGTGGTGTAATAGCTTATACTCTGGACGGTTCAAATCCGAGCATCGACAGCGGTAGCGTTCTTTCGGGGACTCGGTTTCAAAATCCGATTTCGATTCCTTTGGATACCGCGGTTGTTTTGAAATTTATCGGTGTGGATCTTGCGGGAAATTTATCCCCTCTGCAATCGGTGAATTATTTTATCAATTCGCAGGTTGCGACGGTTACTACGAATTCGTTTGCTCCCGCGAGCAGACTTGTCAATGCGAGCACCGATCAGTCCGTAAGTTGGGTTAGCGACGCGAACGGTGTGTTTACGATCCGTTCCGGGGCGAGCTGTGAGTCGGGCACGATTGTTTCGGGTTCGAATACGGCGGGGAATGTGACTGCCGGTGTTGCGGTTACGAGCACCATTCTCAATGCGAGCTTTGTTGCCGGCGCCAACACCCTTTGGATCTGTGTGGCCAATGCCAGTTTGGATCCTTTGTTTGGTAGCACTTCTTTTACGATTACGAAAGACAATTCTCGACCGAGCGTGAGCGCAACCAACCCCGCAAATTTTAGCGTAACTGCTCCCGTTTGGAACGCTCCGGATCCGGCGAGGATTCAGATCGTTTTTAATAAGAATATGAATTCCTCCTTTGGCGGGATTGCTTCGGGTCAAAAGATTACGAATCGTTGTTTTCCGGCTCCGGTTGCTCCTGCGGTTTCGGCGTTGAGCGTTTTGGTTTATGACGGGGTTAGTTGGGATTGTATTGATTTTACCGCGACCTATACCTGGACGAGCTCGACCACGTTGCAGATCGATCTGTCTTGGATTGTCTTTCCGGAAAATGCAAGGATTTTGTGGACTCTTTCCAAGTCTGTTTTGCAGGATACGGCGGGGAATTCTCCTTTACTAGATATTCAGCAATCGTTTTTGACGGGTACACGTTCTCAGTTTTATAAACCGTTTCAAACGGAACAATTGAGCTGCTGGGATGGTAACGGGAATCTGATTCCGTGCACCGGTACAGCTCACGACGGTCAGTCTCAAACGGGCGAGGTCAGAAGTTATCAGATCGAGTATATCGCCGGAGATGCGATTACGCATGATGTTAAGTCCGGTCTGGATTGGAAGACCTGCGTCGAGGGTAAAAAATCTTTTCTGAATGGCGCCGTTACGAGTTGTGTCGATATCACGACTCCGATTCCCGCGGGGAGTTGTTCTCCCACGGATGCGGCAAATGTTCCGGTCAAATTGGAGTATTGGCCGTTTTTTAGTTTTGAAGATTCGGATAACAAGGTTCTCCCTTCGGCCGTTAACGGCTGTTCGTATCTGAATCAGTGTAATTCCGGGATCGGTTACGGCGGTAAAACGGACTGGAGACTTCCGACTCAGAAAGAGTTAGAGACCTTGTCGGTGTTTGGTTCTTCCTCCGGCAATCCTTCGTTTCCGAGTTCCGGTTTTCCGGATTCGATTGCAAACTATTACTGGTCTTCGACTCTGCGGCGATCGAACGCATTTTATGCTTGGGGTTTGAATTTTAATTACGGGGCTTCGGACGTTTATGTTCGTTCCAATCCGAATCAGATCCGATGTGTGTCCGGTTTGGGTTTGAGCAGTGTGGCTCAGTCTCTGAGCGATCCGGGGAATCAGACGATTGTGGATTCTTCTTCCAACTTGGTTTGGCAAAAATGCAGCGCCGGTTTGTCGGGCGCGAGCTGCGCTTCCGGGACCGCTACCAGACCGAATTGGGTGACCGCTTTGAGTTACTGTGATTCTTTGAACTTTGCGGGTAAGTCGAATTGGAGACTTCCGAATATTAAGGAATTGAACAGTATCGTCGATCTTACTTCGTCGAGTTCGACTCTTTCGATCCATCCTTCTTTGTTTCCAAATACTAAAAATTCTTTCTATTGGACGTCCTCTTCGTTTGCGCCTTCTCCGGGCAACGCTTGGAGCGTGTTTTTTCAGTCGGGCGGAATGACTCCGTTTTCCGCCAAATCGAGTACCGCCTATGTGCGTTGTGTTGCGGAAGGTCCTTAA
- a CDS encoding TolC family protein: MKITLDQAVLIGSSNSVVLKVLEARKDVTKMVITEKWREFLPKFGIQYYGLRNQNVNSTDNIYNDIRLTVQQLVFDGGEANLNLEIARLSELLNEQDFKINLSRLRLEIQKAYFRSLASRGKVFIQRKVLEKAQETMRKGQVEFRQGFITKIQLMDLESKVKQAEFNIQKSKNESDQALLDLKQVMNLEYYANVELEENLFFDFVLNPPPSANINELISRARNGREDLKKMQIIVKKIKNEKEILDNYYMPKVYLGGYAGRNGNNNQFTHDSYGVNFNFVMPLGSSVVQSNGNTGVQKDGNGIQTYPGFGNQTVGPGMNSYNSTSVRLFDNLSQSRKAVEGEIQLTEALLNYRNMENQVGFEIKKSVDKLNQSWELINIANSRINLQVESGRVTAAKVAYGHAKNEDRLNSDLELIKSQEDLTDALASYAINCYEYAQVTTDEAGLKKLIHYSKGSGNSILSNLIKNQETVYKPNKRK, encoded by the coding sequence ATGAAGATAACACTGGATCAAGCGGTATTGATCGGATCCAGCAACAGCGTGGTCCTCAAGGTATTGGAAGCCAGAAAGGACGTAACCAAAATGGTCATCACCGAAAAATGGAGGGAGTTCCTACCAAAATTCGGCATTCAATATTACGGTTTGAGAAATCAAAACGTAAATTCCACGGATAATATATACAACGATATCCGCTTAACGGTACAGCAATTGGTTTTCGACGGCGGCGAAGCGAACCTCAATTTGGAAATTGCAAGATTATCCGAACTTCTCAACGAACAGGATTTCAAAATCAACCTCTCCAGACTCAGACTCGAAATCCAAAAGGCATACTTTCGTTCTCTCGCATCGAGAGGAAAGGTATTTATACAAAGAAAGGTATTGGAAAAAGCCCAGGAAACCATGCGGAAGGGACAGGTGGAATTCAGACAGGGCTTTATCACAAAAATTCAACTCATGGATTTGGAAAGCAAAGTAAAACAAGCTGAATTCAACATACAAAAATCCAAAAACGAAAGCGATCAGGCGTTGCTGGACTTAAAACAAGTGATGAATTTGGAATATTATGCAAACGTAGAGTTGGAAGAAAATTTATTTTTCGATTTTGTGCTCAATCCTCCTCCCAGCGCAAACATAAACGAACTGATCTCCCGAGCTCGCAACGGACGCGAAGATTTAAAAAAGATGCAGATCATTGTCAAAAAGATAAAAAACGAAAAAGAAATATTAGACAACTACTATATGCCTAAAGTATATCTGGGCGGTTACGCCGGACGAAACGGAAACAACAATCAGTTTACACACGACAGTTACGGAGTCAATTTTAACTTCGTAATGCCATTGGGAAGCAGTGTGGTTCAATCCAACGGCAATACCGGGGTGCAAAAAGACGGGAACGGAATTCAAACCTATCCTGGATTTGGAAATCAAACCGTTGGCCCCGGTATGAACAGCTACAACTCAACCTCCGTGCGTTTATTTGATAACTTAAGTCAATCCAGAAAAGCCGTGGAAGGTGAAATTCAACTCACCGAAGCGTTGTTAAACTATCGAAACATGGAAAATCAAGTCGGTTTTGAGATCAAGAAAAGCGTGGATAAACTCAATCAATCTTGGGAATTGATCAACATCGCAAATTCCAGAATCAATCTGCAAGTCGAATCCGGTCGTGTGACCGCCGCCAAAGTAGCATACGGTCACGCTAAAAATGAGGATCGATTGAACTCTGACTTGGAGTTGATAAAATCCCAAGAGGACCTCACGGACGCATTGGCGTCGTATGCGATCAATTGTTACGAATATGCTCAAGTCACGACGGACGAAGCCGGTTTGAAAAAACTGATCCATTACTCAAAGGGTTCCGGCAACTCGATACTATCCAATCTCATCAAAAATCAGGAAACGGTTTACAAACCGAATAAGAGGAAATAA
- a CDS encoding tetratricopeptide repeat protein, translating to MDSKKRSIRIKIGYLLLLWFLPFLTACGLSEKEMDVQYQKGIALFVANKRDEALKVFKDLYKEDEDYKDVKLIIGKLLYYNRKFQEAEELFQEMSDDDPTNYNVLAWLIKTQFAGTPLKKELSDNLQKFLTKDSENLEVLFISAKLLEETGKPDQAILAYQKIVSQSQMIGFAHLQLENIYKKAKMEKKASYHNRKYLDILGKSEVDKKESIRSQKSR from the coding sequence TTGGATTCTAAAAAACGATCGATCCGTATCAAAATCGGATATCTTCTCCTCCTCTGGTTCTTACCGTTTCTTACCGCTTGTGGTCTTTCCGAAAAGGAAATGGACGTCCAGTATCAAAAAGGAATCGCTCTGTTCGTCGCAAACAAACGAGACGAAGCTCTGAAAGTATTCAAAGACCTTTATAAAGAAGACGAGGATTACAAAGACGTAAAGCTCATCATCGGAAAACTTCTTTATTATAACCGCAAGTTCCAAGAGGCGGAGGAATTATTCCAGGAAATGTCAGATGACGATCCTACCAATTACAATGTATTGGCTTGGTTGATCAAAACGCAATTTGCGGGAACTCCTTTAAAAAAAGAGCTGTCAGATAATTTACAAAAATTCTTAACCAAGGATTCGGAGAATTTAGAAGTGCTTTTTATCAGCGCCAAGCTCTTGGAAGAAACCGGCAAACCCGATCAAGCCATCCTTGCATATCAAAAAATAGTTTCCCAAAGTCAGATGATCGGTTTTGCACACCTTCAGTTGGAAAACATATACAAAAAAGCGAAAATGGAAAAAAAGGCCTCGTATCACAATCGAAAATACTTGGACATCCTCGGCAAATCGGAAGTTGATAAAAAAGAATCGATTCGTTCCCAAAAATCGCGTTAG
- a CDS encoding Ig-like domain-containing protein: protein MKYILKQSKPIKLSFLNLLLIFIGDLGCQNTGEQLLGFGPLWGDPPPEVIFNSPRSGSDNLPTNQKFDIGFSREMNMQTCRIAFSMSPQTTGFFTELNGTVLTFAPSAPLNPGTYTYTVTKNCEDMAGLDLKDPLSVSVAIGSSGGVGTSPVINGMYVYAGNNIACSAGTAIQTDFYTTDVTTACMGNPNVNPILINFSRPMNTTATLNALSISPGISAKYVWTSANTLSIQPDFALTANQRYNLSFNIGAKDESGVALGGNTIGTFFVGSANAGPAVNNITVSTGTLAGCQAGIGIATDIITTNVTNGCLGNPNSQSVTFNFNTPMNPSVTQSALNISPPVSGTFAWSAGNQTATFTTDSKLQFGVRYTVSVGTSAQAANDTFLATAVSASFIAGGNNPEPIIQAIGLVSQIGAPGCSPSFPAIGSATGGNWASASCWWDNGLPILQPSNYRFEGGDEGNNNAASCNNKTTDDFRLVFNNYMNPGNTIGAVSLSRDSGASTVIRMSSWDWSDCQAVFPFGCRVLDLRFSEMESSCGGVNEFGSSADFNLTNAKFDFSFNNGAIPYPAIVPAANYPIYTIQVNGSATDVLGRPLTPFSFSMVSQ from the coding sequence ATGAAATACATCCTGAAACAAAGTAAACCTATAAAATTAAGCTTTTTGAATCTTCTTTTGATTTTCATCGGCGACTTGGGCTGTCAAAACACGGGGGAACAACTCTTGGGTTTTGGACCGCTTTGGGGGGATCCGCCTCCGGAAGTAATTTTCAACAGTCCGCGATCGGGATCGGACAATCTTCCTACCAATCAAAAATTTGATATCGGATTCAGCCGGGAAATGAATATGCAGACTTGTCGAATTGCATTCAGCATGTCTCCTCAGACCACCGGATTTTTTACGGAATTAAACGGAACCGTTTTGACCTTTGCGCCCTCGGCTCCCCTCAACCCGGGAACATATACATACACGGTCACAAAAAACTGTGAGGATATGGCCGGGCTGGATCTAAAAGATCCGCTGAGCGTATCTGTCGCAATCGGAAGTTCGGGTGGAGTGGGTACAAGTCCTGTGATCAACGGCATGTATGTCTATGCAGGTAATAACATAGCCTGCAGTGCGGGAACCGCAATCCAGACCGATTTTTATACGACCGATGTTACCACCGCGTGTATGGGAAATCCGAATGTAAACCCGATTCTCATTAATTTTTCAAGACCGATGAATACAACGGCAACATTAAACGCTCTTTCGATCAGTCCCGGAATATCCGCAAAATACGTTTGGACCTCTGCAAACACTCTTTCGATTCAGCCGGACTTTGCATTGACCGCAAATCAAAGATACAATCTCAGCTTTAACATCGGTGCAAAAGACGAAAGCGGAGTCGCGTTGGGCGGAAACACGATCGGAACTTTCTTTGTGGGATCCGCAAACGCGGGACCTGCGGTAAACAATATCACCGTGTCTACGGGCACCCTCGCCGGATGTCAGGCGGGAATTGGAATCGCTACCGACATCATCACTACAAACGTGACGAACGGATGTTTGGGAAATCCGAACTCTCAAAGCGTGACGTTCAACTTCAACACTCCGATGAATCCTTCCGTAACACAGTCGGCGTTAAATATCAGTCCGCCCGTAAGCGGAACCTTCGCTTGGTCCGCCGGAAATCAAACTGCAACCTTTACAACGGATTCAAAATTACAATTCGGCGTTCGTTATACGGTTTCGGTAGGGACATCGGCACAAGCCGCAAACGATACCTTTCTTGCTACAGCAGTCTCCGCAAGTTTTATCGCGGGAGGAAACAATCCCGAGCCGATCATACAAGCAATCGGTTTAGTAAGTCAAATCGGCGCGCCGGGTTGTTCGCCTTCCTTTCCCGCAATCGGAAGTGCTACCGGAGGAAATTGGGCGTCCGCCTCCTGCTGGTGGGATAACGGGCTGCCGATCCTGCAACCGAGCAATTACAGATTCGAAGGTGGGGATGAAGGAAACAACAACGCCGCATCCTGCAACAACAAAACCACGGATGATTTCCGCTTGGTGTTTAACAATTATATGAATCCTGGAAATACGATCGGAGCGGTCTCGTTATCGAGGGACTCGGGAGCATCCACAGTCATTCGAATGTCCAGTTGGGATTGGAGTGATTGCCAAGCCGTCTTCCCGTTCGGATGTCGCGTACTGGATCTCAGATTTTCGGAAATGGAATCCAGTTGTGGAGGCGTCAATGAGTTCGGCAGTTCGGCGGATTTCAATCTAACAAATGCAAAATTCGACTTTAGCTTTAACAATGGAGCAATTCCGTATCCCGCAATTGTACCCGCGGCAAATTATCCGATCTATACAATTCAAGTAAACGGAAGCGCAACGGATGTCTTAGGACGACCTTTGACCCCGTTCAGCTTTTCCATGGTAAGTCAATGA